One genomic segment of Arthrobacter sp. JZ12 includes these proteins:
- a CDS encoding protein jag, whose product MSTDNIQEETIEAVNEDAVDHDSAASVEDEGDVAADYLEELLDIADIDGDIDIEVRGGRTYISIVSEDSDAQGLQSLVGRDGEVLEALQELARLSVLTSTGTRSRLVLDIDGFRETRTRELREIAERAAGKVKETGEDIALAPMSAYERKIVHDIIADLGLVSESEGEGSRRHIVVSASS is encoded by the coding sequence ATGAGCACTGACAACATCCAGGAAGAGACCATCGAGGCCGTGAACGAGGATGCGGTCGATCACGATAGTGCTGCGTCTGTTGAGGACGAGGGCGATGTGGCCGCTGACTACCTCGAGGAACTCCTAGACATAGCGGACATCGACGGAGATATCGATATTGAGGTACGCGGCGGCCGCACCTACATCTCGATCGTCTCTGAAGACAGTGATGCCCAGGGTCTTCAGTCACTGGTCGGACGTGACGGCGAGGTTCTCGAGGCTCTGCAGGAGTTGGCCCGCCTATCTGTCCTGACGTCCACAGGTACCCGTTCACGCCTGGTCCTGGACATCGACGGTTTCCGCGAAACGCGCACGCGGGAGCTTCGCGAGATTGCCGAGCGTGCGGCCGGGAAGGTGAAGGAAACCGGGGAGGACATCGCTCTCGCTCCGATGTCTGCCTATGAGCGCAAGATTGTGCACGACATCATCGCGGATCTCGGGCTGGTAAGTGAGTCGGAGGGTGAAGGCTCGCGCCGCCATATCGTCGTCTCGGCGAGTTCCTGA